A stretch of DNA from Halobacteriovorax vibrionivorans:
CTTCTTCCTATTGTTATTGGTGGAAGTGATGAGCAAAAGAAAAAGTTTTTAACTCCGTTTACAGAAGATTATAAGATTGCAGCTTTTTGCTTAACTGAACCTGGTTATGGTTCTGATGCGGCTGGTATAAAGACAACAATAAAAGAAGATGGTGATCACTACCTATTAAACGGTAACAAGATGTGGATAACAAACGCAGGTTATGCAGACCTCTTCGTTGTTTATGCCACGATTGATCCTGCAAAAAAACACAAGGGAATTACGGCCCTTGTTATCGATGCCAAAGCAGAAGGAATCGAGCTTGGTGAAAAAGAAAATAAAATGGGCCATCGTTGCTCAGACACTAGAGCCGTTACATTTTCAAATGTGAAAGTTCCAAAAGAAAATATTTTAGGTGGTGTTGGTGAAGGTTGGAAAATTGCCATGGCCACACTAAATCATTCACGTCCAATGGTAGCAAGCTCTGCAGTAGGTGGTGCACAGTGCGCAATGGATCATGCAGTAAAATATTCAAGTGAAAGAAATCAATTTGGAGTGCCCCTATCGAGGCACCAAGCTATACAGATGATAATTGCCGATATGGGAATCGAAATCGAAGCAGCGCGACTACTCGTTCAGAAAGCCGCGTGGCATATTGATAACGGAACACCTAATCCAGAACTTTCATCATATTCAAAAGCCAAAGCAGCTGATATGTTCATGAAAGTTGCAACTGACGCTGTCCAAGTATATGGTGGATATGGTTACAGTAAAGAATACCCAGTAGAAAAGTTGATGAGAGATGCCAAGCTCATTCAAATATATGAAGGCACTTCACAAATACAAAGATTAGTAATTGCTAAGGAAATTTTTACAAGGAGCTAAAATTGAACATTTTTGTATGTATTAAACAAGTTCCAGACACGGAAACTAAAGTTACTCCAAACGGAGACGGATC
This window harbors:
- a CDS encoding acyl-CoA dehydrogenase family protein, producing MNFELTSEQKEIRELAMKFARNEMMPKAGEFDEKAQMPMDILKQAWELGLVNTCIPAEYGGAGFTTIDSMIITEALAYGCLGMNTSIMANDLALLPIVIGGSDEQKKKFLTPFTEDYKIAAFCLTEPGYGSDAAGIKTTIKEDGDHYLLNGNKMWITNAGYADLFVVYATIDPAKKHKGITALVIDAKAEGIELGEKENKMGHRCSDTRAVTFSNVKVPKENILGGVGEGWKIAMATLNHSRPMVASSAVGGAQCAMDHAVKYSSERNQFGVPLSRHQAIQMIIADMGIEIEAARLLVQKAAWHIDNGTPNPELSSYSKAKAADMFMKVATDAVQVYGGYGYSKEYPVEKLMRDAKLIQIYEGTSQIQRLVIAKEIFTRS